In Triticum dicoccoides isolate Atlit2015 ecotype Zavitan unplaced genomic scaffold, WEW_v2.0 scaffold13330, whole genome shotgun sequence, the following are encoded in one genomic region:
- the LOC119343574 gene encoding LOW QUALITY PROTEIN: uncharacterized protein LOC119343574 (The sequence of the model RefSeq protein was modified relative to this genomic sequence to represent the inferred CDS: substituted 2 bases at 2 genomic stop codons) translates to MALTGTEGVVKIKIQAKHIDAAAGEIVDVLEDTRKGNVIYFKGWRGLGASTVLNLVAQRLKSSTRSSKFDKVIHVDCSVWKNMRSLQRAVAEELELPQSVMAIFDQYDEDDDFNGKDEGSREVIADIRMEIFRKLYNSRFLVVFHNGSSRYIDLYECGVPVISLLGNKVLWTWHGRFRMILRLEDGEKVKMKSQTNVRLSASPESKVEVRDILHEVALDIGKCTGIVQADDMSHKIVMECLIYRDLLSTDLKTHAPNYWICDGIIQGQDNSSAWDIGNSLQKNMSLDCKADYNKAVAPVLQVSDDLLVNRWNFTTHKQLHIKDNSHVLPTQVTSVFLSADEPPRNTTSILPVGMFQHSQSSKLRVLHLSHCTFSFASPPFVHCAQLRLLHLDHCTNIIDDDEHPSQNEDMSCFQKLWVMDLRYTEWYWLLSEKMKRLMVDLRELNVEGVKHGSIRDLCGGRPSLVVLRVTVADPVPMENEDTNNQAHFPNMYSTNSLTTSSIINDVLPPLLESFSFINKDATTAKISSISFRGCSQLNSIILRGNLGRLEELDLSGTALKTIDLREVEAPYLNRLMLLGCKKLRAILWPANDRMLWYLEKLHVSTVQSASPSQNNXXEKTKEASAAAGLSSILAFGDSPQGISRTGSFEFMWYVSVVDPRLMWSLLPVWKSNDGKLFFYSLRDRSLMKSLVYMEIDSSCPASGAAVGGHEVAQGIGSQQQNSQYLYARDVFQEHPQAISAIEGVISWMWACPPIPTPGPRAWYFHMQDEEGMERGSLQRQHNTERFSTSVALAPVLMWDDARLLYVHDSSSITCVPCPQGAMWRWLNWCRVERCPKLCSVFATPQLSSDQHSFLSLSTFWASQLPMTCYIWNWSTTYQPAGGSFKDLVLLHLDYCPRLIHVLPLFDYMDTLPRLETLEIVCCGDLKEVFPLDPKRQEKQEIIRFPNLRRIHLYQLSHLQSICGSRMSAPNLETVRIRGCWGLRRLPAVSGSTTNRPKVDCEKDWWDNLEWEGLGAKHDPSLYEPSHSRYYKKAHLLRVTVLR, encoded by the coding sequence AAGATTAAGATCCAGGCAAAACACATCGATGCCGCAGCAGGAGAGATAGTTGATGTTTTGGAGGATACACGCAAAGGAAACGTTATCTACTTCAAGGGCTGGAGAGGATTGGGAGCATCCACAGTTCTCAATCTGGTAGCCCAACGCCTGAAATCATCAACAAGATCGAGCAAGTTTGATAAGGTTATCCATGTGGACTGCTCCGTGTGGAAAAACATGAGGTCTCTGCAAAGGGCAGTAGCGGAGGAGCTAGAGCTACCGCAGTCCGTGATGGCCATCTTCGATCAGTATGACGAGGACGACGACTTCAATGGGAAAGATGAAGGCTCCAGAGAGGTGATTGCAGATATCAGGATGGAAATATTCAGAAAACTCTATAACAGTAGATTTCTGGTGGTTTTCCACAACGGAAGCAGCAGATACATCGATTTGTATGAGTGTGGTGTCCCAGTAATATCACTTTTGGGTAACAAGGTCTTGTGGACCTGGCACGGGAGGTTTCGGATGATTCTCAGATTAGAAGATGGGGAAAAGGTAAAGATGAAGAGTCAGACAAATGTTCGCTTATCTGCTTCTCCTGAATCTAAAGTTGAAGTAAGAGATATACTGCATGAAGTGGCTTTGGATATTGGCAAGTGCACTGGGATTGTTCAGGCCGACGATATGAGCCACAAGATAGTCATGGAGTGCCTCATATACAGGGACCTGCTTTCTACGGACTTGAAGACACATGCACCAAACTATTGGATCTGCGATGGTATTATACAGGGCCAAGACAATTCATCAGCATGGGACATTGGCAATTCTCTTCAGAAAAACATGAGCTTGGATTGTAAAGCCGACTATAATAAGGCCGTAGCTCCGGTGCTACAGGTGTCAGATGATTTACTTGTTAACCGCTGGAATTTCACCACCCACAAACAACTCCATATAAAGGATAACAGTCATGTGCTGCCTACTCAGGTGACATCAGTCTTCCTTTCTGCAGATGAACCACCAAGAAATACAACATCAATATTGCCAGTTGGCATGTTCCAACATTCACAAAGTAGCAAGCTGCGTGTGTTACATCTGTCTCATTGCACCTTCAGTTTTGCATCTCCTCCCTTCGTCCATTGTGCCCAACTAAGATTGCTCCATCTGGACCAttgcacaaatatcatagatgatgaCGAGCATCCAAGTCAGAATGAAGACATGTCATGTTTCCAGAAGCTATGGGTGATGGATCTGAGGTATACAGAATGGTACTGGCTACTGTCGGAAAAGATGAAGAGGTTGATGGTTGACCTCAGGGAGCTGAATGTGGAAGGAGTCAAGCATGGGAGCATACGTGATTTGTGTGGAGGTAGACCAAGCCTTGTAGTACTTCGAGTAACAGTAGCTGATCCGGTCCCTATGGAGAACGAAGACACAAATAATCAAGCACATTTCCCCAATATGTACAGTACAAACAGCCTTACGACATCTAGCATCATCAACGATGTCCTGCCTCCATTGCTTGAGTCATTTAGCTTCATCAACAAAGATGCAACTACAGCCAAGATATCTAGCATCTCCTTCCGGGGTTGTTCTCAGTTAAATAGTATAATTCTCAGAGGAAATTTGGGGAGATTGGAGGAGCTGGACCTCTCAGGCACAGCATTGAAAACAATTGACCTCAGAGAAGTGGAAGCTCCATACCTGAACCGCCTCATGCTGCTGGGCTGCAAGAAGCTCCGTGCAATATTATGGCCAGCGAATGATAGAATGCTATGGTATTTGGAGAAGTTGCACGTCAGCACCGTCCAATCTGCATCACCTAGCCAGAATAATTGATAAGAAAAGACCAAGGAGGCTAGTGCTGCTGCAGGATTATCATCTATCCTTGCTTTTGGGGATTCACCACAAGGCATCAGTCGAACTGGATCTTTTGAGTTTATGTGGTACGTATCTGTAGTGGATCCACGGCTCATGTGGTCGCTTCTGCCCGTTTGGAAATCTAACGATGGGAAACTTTTCTTTTACTCATTAAGAGATCGTTCATTGATGAAAAGCCTTGTATACATGGAGATTGATTCCTCGTGTCCTGCAAGTGGAGCTGCTGTTGGTGGTCATGAAGTAGCTCAAGGCATCGGGAGCCAGCAGCAGAATTCTCAATACTTATATGCAAGAGATGTCTTTCAGGAGCACCCGCAAGCTATCAGTGCAATCGAAGGTGTGATCAGTTGGATGTGGGCTTGTCCACCTATTCCTACTCCAGGTCCTCGAGCCTGGTACTTCCACATGCAAGATGAAGAGGGTATGGAGAGAGGATCGTTACAGCGACAACACAACACTGAAAGGTTTAGTACTAGTGTTGCTTTAGCCCCTGTTTTGATGTGGGATGATGCACGGTTGTTGTATGTGCATGATAGCTCGTCCATCACTTGCGTTCCGTGCCCACAAGGTGCAATGTGGAGGTGGCTTAATTGGTGCAGAGTAGAGAGGTGCCCCAAGCTATGCTCGGTCTTTGCCACTCCCCAACTAAGTAGTGACCAGCACTCCTTTTTATCTCTGTCTACATTCTGGGCATCCCAGCTCCCTATGACATGCTACATCTGGAACTGGAGTACAACATACCAACCAGCTGGAGGATCCTTCAAAGACCTAGTATTATTGCACCTGGACTATTGCCCCAGGCTCATACATGTGCTTCCCTTGTTTGACTATATGGACACCCTGCCTAGACTGGAAACGCTCGAGATCGTGTGCTGCGGTGATCTGAAGGAAGTCTTCCCTTTGGACCCTAAGCGCCAAGAGAAGCAGGAAATTATAAGATTTCCCAACCTAAGAAGGATCCACCTGTACCAGCTCTCCCACCTACAGAGCATCTGTGGGAGCAGGATGTCCGCGCCGAACCTTGAGACCGTCAGAATCCGGGGCTGTTGGGGCCTTCGACGCCTGCCGGCAGTCAGCGGCAGCACCACCAACCGGCCCAAGGTGGACTGCGAGAAGGACTGGTGGGACAACCTGGAGTGGGAAGGGCTGGGGGCAAAGCACGACCCTTCGCTCTATGAGCCGAGCCACTCGCGATACTACAAGAAGGCCCACCTGCTAAGGGTCACCGTTCTCAGGTGA